Part of the Gemmatimonadota bacterium genome, GTCAACCGAATCCAACTCGTCGAGCCAGCGTCTTTCTGGATAGACTGCCGGCTTGGTATCGGGCACCAGGGGGTGCACCAGGCCCAGTTCGTAGTAATTGGCGTTGCGCAGGGTCGCCATGATATGCCGGTGCGCCAGATTGCCGCCGTGCAACTCCACGTCCAGCCCGTGCGCCTCGGCCATAGCGGCGATCTTCATCACCCCGGTGATACCGCCGTCGGTCTGGGCGTTGGCGCGCACGAAGTCGGTCGCGCCGGCAGTAATTGTATCGGCCTTGGCTTCAAGTCCGCGTACGTGTTCGCCCATCAGCATCGGCGTATTGATCAGCTCGCGCAGCTTGGCGTGGGCAAAGCGCGAAAAGCCGCCTCCTCTAAATGGGTCTTCATACCACATATAGCGCGCCTCGTCACAGGCGCGGCCCACCTTGAGTACGTCCTCGAATGTGGGAAAACACCCGGCTGGATCGAGCAATAGGTCCATATCGTCGCCGACCGCTTCGCGGATGGCTAATACCGCTGCCACTTCGCGGTCGATCGGTCCGTTG contains:
- a CDS encoding mandelate racemase; its protein translation is HGDENGGLTTPDDFAQFALRCKEQYGYPAFKIHGWINGPIDREVAAVLAIREAVGDDMDLLLDPAGCFPTFEDVLKVGRACDEARYMWYEDPFRGGGFSRFAHAKLRELINTPMLMGEHVRGLEAKADTITAGATDFVRANAQTDGGITGVMKIAAMAEAHGLDVELHGGNLAHRHIMATLRNANYYELGLVHPLVPDTKPAVYPERRWLDELDSVDENGCVEVPEGPGLGVAFDRDWIENHKIGETIYE